TTTTTCTGGAATCCAATCAGATGGTGTAATTCCTTGATAAAAAATCTCAGTTTTTTTATCTGGATAATGTTTTTGCAACTCATTATCCAAGTGTTTACATGTTGGTAAAATTACAGTTGCATTTTCAAAACATTTTTTTGCAATCTTATCCCATTGTTTAAGAGCTATACTCTTTGGAAATGATTTGTAAAGTGTTTTTCTAGCCATATCCATCTCTCTCCAGTAATCTCCTTTCAAATGAACAAATAATGGAATACCTGCCTTTAAAGCTGCAATTCCAAAATGTCTTTGTCTATCAATAAACACTGCATCAGGTTTGAATTCCTTAATTAGATTGTTGAATTTTCTCTTAGTTTGAAACCAATTTCTAATTTTTCTACTTGGAAAACCATCATATATTTCAGAATCTACTACAACTTTACATTCAATATTGTATTTTTTCAAAGTATTAGCAAAACCTTTCAAGTGAACATATCTTAAACCAAATCCTGCAATTAACAATTTCAATTTAATGAAATAATTTTTGAGTAATGTATAATGCTTTTGTAATTTATTTATTCACTACTTTTTATTCTAATTAGATCTGAAACTGTTTCACTTAACCAATCTTTTAATTCAACCTTGTATTCCCAGTTTAATAATTTTTTAGCTAATGTTACATCAGCTTGACTTTTGTGAACATCTCCTTCCAACGCTTTTTTATGTATTGGTTTTAATGTGAGATTTGATGCTTTAATAATTTGATTAGCTAATTCTAATATTGAAATCGTTTTTCCTGTTCCAATATTGATAAAAGCATGTTTTACATTACTCTCTAATGCCATAATGTTTGCTCTGACCACATCTTTTACATAAATGAAATCTCTGATTTGTGAACCATCACCATAAATTATGGGTGGTTCTTTGTTTTGTATTCTTTCAAGAAATAATTTTATTACTCCTGCATAATTTTCTGACTGACGTTCTCCAAAGACATTGAAATATCTTAATCCAATAACATTAACTCCTAGTTTAGAAAATTTTTCTGCTAAAATTTCATCATCTAGTTTGGTTTGAGCATATGGATTAATTGGGATTTTCTGTGCATCTTCTTTTATGGGGATGTTTATTGGATTTCCATAAACACTTGATGAGCTAGCATATACTACTTTGAATCCAAACTCTTTTGCTAATTTGAGAATATTTTCAGTGCCATTAACATTTACATCGTGATATTCATTTGGTTTAGAAAATGATTCTTGAACTGATGCTAATGCGGCTTCATGAAAAACTCCGTCAATATTTTTTAAAATCTTTCTTAAAGAATCTATGTTTCGAATGTCTGTTTGAATAAAATTTATCTGATCTATAACAGCTGCTAAATTTTCTATCTTTCCTGTATAAAGATTGTCAATTACCGTTACAGAATCTCCTCTGTTAACTAAATACTCTATAATGTGGCTACCGATAAAACCTGCTCCTCCCGTTACAGCTATATTCATGAGTTGTTTCTAAAATTAGTATTCATAAATTTATTGAATTTATAATCTGCACAAGAATAATTTTTTAAAATTATTTTTTGATTTATACAATATGCTTTTATGTTGTAAAAATGGGTCGTTATTGGAGATATCTAATTGAATTTAGAAAAAGAAAGATTACTTGTCATTTCTCCTCATGCTGATGATGAGGTAATGGGCTGTTTTGGCTTGATTAATAAAATAAAAAAAGGTGGAGGACAAGTCTATGTTCAAGTATTGTCGTTGGGAGGATTTGATAAATTTGAAGGAACACGAATAACCAAGGAAGATTGGAGGGATGAAGTATCAAAGGTTTCAAAATTTCTGAATATTGACAAATATGAGATTGCACATTATAATGATGAAATTATACATATTGATACAATGCCTCAACAAGAATTAATTGAATTATTGGGATTTAGAAGTAAAATTGCAATATCTAAAATTAAACCTACAATAGTTGCAATCCCAACTATCTTTTCAACTCATCAGGATCATACTCAAGCGTATAAGGTTGCAATTGCCGCATTGAGACCGCATTCACAAAAGACATCACATTTACCCCATCTTGTTGTTTCATACGAATCTCCCGAATATTATTTTTGGTCAGCCGCTTCTGAATTTGGAAAGTTTTCCCCTAATTTTTATGTAAATCTTACAAAAAATGATATTAACAAAAAAATTAAGGCCATGAATATTTACAAAACTCAAATTCGTCCAGAACAACGGGATGGAAGTAGTTTAACTGCCCTTGCAAGAATTAGAGGCAATGAAATTGGTCTTGATTATGCTGAAGCGTATCATATTCATAGATTTTTCATATGATGCAAAATTTCAAATGTAGTGAATTAACATTCATTAAGTATTAAAAAATAAATTAGTGAAACTATGGAAAACAGTGACTCAAGATTAAATGGTTTAGAACATATTCAAGAATTGCTTTCTAGTAAAAATTTGAGGGTTTGTGTTGTTGGTGTAGGACGAATTGGATTGCCTACCGCTCTATCTTTTGCAAAATCAGGATTGCCTACTATAGGAGTTGACATAAATGCTGATTTGGTAACTAGAATTAATTCAAATGATTATCCTTTAAAAGATGAACCAGGTTATGATGTCATATTTAATCAAGTAGTAACAAACAAAAAATTTCATGCATCAACCAAAATAGAAGATGTTGTTCCAAATTCTGAAGTTATACTATTGTCCTTACCAACCCCTATGGATAAAAACAATATACCTGATTATTCTGCATTAAAATCTGTAGGAGCAAAACTTGGGGAATTACTAGAACCTGGTTCATTAGTAGTTGTAGAAAGTACAATTGAACCTGGATTTGTTGAAAATGAACTAGTCAAAATCATTGAAGATGGCAATAAACATTTAGTTGCTGGAAAGAATTTTTCAATAGGTGTGTGTCCAGAAACTGCAAATCCTGGAGAAATAATGCTTGATTTTACTCATCTTCCTAGATTAGTAGGAGCGATAGATGAAAAAACCACTAAAATAATTATGGAGATTTACGAATATGTTTTTCCAGTAGAACTTATTCCAATGCCTGACTGTAAAACTGCAAATGCAGTAAAACTAACTACTAATGTATTTAGAGATCTTAACATTGCATTTGTAAATCAACTTGCATTACTATTTGAAAAACTAGGAATTGATATATCCGTTGTTCTTGATGCTGCTAAAAGAAAATATAATTTTCAAGTTCATTATCCTGGACCTGGAGTTGGAGGTCCATGTTTACCAGTTAATTCATACCAAATGCTAAATTCTGCAAAACAATTTGATAGTAACATGTTAAGCCTTGTTAAAACCGGAAGAGAAGTAAATGAAAGTATGCCAGATCATGTAATTGACTTGATAATTGATGGATTAAAAGATGCGAAAAAAGAAATTTCCAGTTCCACCATTTTATTATTAGGAATTTCATACAAACCTGAAGTTAAAGATATCCAACTAACACCTGCAGAAAAAATTGTTGAAAAACTAAAAGAGCATGGCGCAAAAATCAAAATCTATGATCCCTTTTTTAAATCAGTAAATGTGTTTGATATCCAAACAGAAAATAATATTGAGCAAGCATTGACAAATGTTGATTCTATTGTTCTTGTTACTGCACACAAAGAATTTTACGATTTAAAACCATCGTATATAGCATCAAAAATACAAATGCCTGTAATCATTGATACTAAAAGAATCTTTGACACAGATGATGCAAAAAAATCAAAATTAATCTTTAGATCTCTTGGTACTGGTAAATTCTAGGGATATGTTAGTAGACCCAAACCAAATCAGAAATATTCTTACTTTAAGATATGATCCTTCTCAGAAACCATTGCTGCCTCAATTAACTTGGAAAGACTTTGTACCAAAAACTAGTGATTTCTCTCTTGATTTTATTGAAAAATCCATTGAAAATTATATTTTAAAAAAAATTCATTCTTCTGATGTTAAAAGATTATCTTTAGCACTAAGTGGTGGTGTGGATTCTTCACTTGTATTGGCTTTTCTTAAAAAAACAATACCTGATCTAACAATTGATGCAATTTCAATAAAATTTGCTGATAGTATTGATGAAACCAAAACTGCAGAAAAAATTGCTGAACATTTTGGAATAAATCACCACGTGTTGTTTTTAGAAAATTATCTAAAAGAACTCCCAAAAGCTATTAGCATTACTAAACTTCCATTTTGGGATTTACATTGGTATTATGTGGCAAAAAAATCTAAAAATTTTTCAAATTATTTAGCAGCAGGAGATGGAGGTGATGAAGTATTTGGTGGTTATACCTTTAGATATGCAAAATTTTTATCATTAATTAATTTAAAATCTTCTACTTTAGAAAAAACAAAGGCATATCTAAAATGTCATGAACGAGATAGTGTTATAGATCAAGAAGAAATTTTTGGAGAAAAAATATCTTTTGATTGGAATTTGATTTATGACCAAATTTTACCCCATTTTGATAATTCTTTGTCTGATTTAGATCAAGTTTTTCTTGCAGATTATAATGGAAAATTAATGTATAATTTTGCCCCCATAAATCAAAGAATAAACAATTATTTTGAATTAACTTCAATTGCCCCATTGCTTTCAACTAAAATAATTTTTTATGCTAGTCATTTACATTCCAAACAGAAATATGATGATCTCAACAATATCGGAAAAATTCCATTGCAACAACTTTTAAGAAAATATAATTTGGATTCATTAATTCTAAAAGCAAAACAGGGATTCAGTGTTGATACATTAAATCTTTGGAAATCTTATGGACAAGAATTATGTAAATATTATCTATCTGATGCAAGAATCGTCAAAGATCAATGGATAAATGGAAACTGGATTTTAAAGCATATTGGGAGAAATGATTTAGATGTTCGATATGTGAACAAATTTTTAGGATTATTGGCATTGGAAATTTGGTATAGGCTATTCATTACACAAGAAATGAAGTCTGACACTAATCTAAGTTAATCTTTAACCTGTTTTTAGCATAATCTAAAAAACGTTTTGCAATTACATCCCAACTAAAAGTCTTAATTACAAATTGTCTTCCTGATTTTCCCATTTGTAAGGCTAGTTTTTTATCATTTAATAAAATTGAAATTTTGTCTATTAGATCATTTGCATTTCCTTCCTCTACTAAAAATCCTGTTTCATTATCTTGCATCATCTCTGAAATCCCACCTGTATCTGTGGCAATAACAGGTTTTTCCATTAATTGAGCTTCCTTTAGTGTAAGAGGAGCCAAGTCCATTCCACTTACCAATGCGTAAATATCTATCTCACTTAGAAATTCTCTAACTTTTTCAGGATACTGTAAATGACCTAACCAATTAAAATTCTCAAACTTTTCTAATTCTGAAATTATCTTTTCTCTATAGACTCCATCGCCTACCCAATAGAAATTTACATTGGGAAGTTCATCCATGACTTTTTTTAAAATTAACATCTCTTTTGTTTTTCCCCACCAATCTGCACCTTGTAGCAATCCTACACAAGGGTGTTTTAACTTCATTCCTTCAACATTATACCAATGTTCAGCATTAATTCCCTCTAAAAATGGAAAAGTTTCTTGTTTTGGATGATGTTCTTTTACAATATTTTCCAAGTATTTGCATATTGGTAATATTGCAGTTGCATCTCTAAAACATTTTTCAGCAATCTTGTTTCTAAACCAAATTACACTCCTCATAATAGGTCCTTTATACAATGTTTTTTTTGCCCATTCTATTTCTGACCAATAATGACCTCTTAATAACACAAATAATGGAATTTTTGATTTAATTGTGTCAATTCCAAAATGAGATTGTCTATCAATGAATACTGCATCTGGAGTAAATTCATCTATTAATTTTCTAAATTTTTTATTTGTACCAAACCATTCTTGTGGTCTTTTACTTGGAAAACCTGTACTAAAATCCGTATCC
This genomic window from Nitrosopumilus ureiphilus contains:
- a CDS encoding NAD-dependent epimerase/dehydratase family protein, whose protein sequence is MNIAVTGGAGFIGSHIIEYLVNRGDSVTVIDNLYTGKIENLAAVIDQINFIQTDIRNIDSLRKILKNIDGVFHEAALASVQESFSKPNEYHDVNVNGTENILKLAKEFGFKVVYASSSSVYGNPINIPIKEDAQKIPINPYAQTKLDDEILAEKFSKLGVNVIGLRYFNVFGERQSENYAGVIKLFLERIQNKEPPIIYGDGSQIRDFIYVKDVVRANIMALESNVKHAFINIGTGKTISILELANQIIKASNLTLKPIHKKALEGDVHKSQADVTLAKKLLNWEYKVELKDWLSETVSDLIRIKSSE
- a CDS encoding PIG-L deacetylase family protein — protein: MNLEKERLLVISPHADDEVMGCFGLINKIKKGGGQVYVQVLSLGGFDKFEGTRITKEDWRDEVSKVSKFLNIDKYEIAHYNDEIIHIDTMPQQELIELLGFRSKIAISKIKPTIVAIPTIFSTHQDHTQAYKVAIAALRPHSQKTSHLPHLVVSYESPEYYFWSAASEFGKFSPNFYVNLTKNDINKKIKAMNIYKTQIRPEQRDGSSLTALARIRGNEIGLDYAEAYHIHRFFI
- a CDS encoding nucleotide sugar dehydrogenase, which translates into the protein MENSDSRLNGLEHIQELLSSKNLRVCVVGVGRIGLPTALSFAKSGLPTIGVDINADLVTRINSNDYPLKDEPGYDVIFNQVVTNKKFHASTKIEDVVPNSEVILLSLPTPMDKNNIPDYSALKSVGAKLGELLEPGSLVVVESTIEPGFVENELVKIIEDGNKHLVAGKNFSIGVCPETANPGEIMLDFTHLPRLVGAIDEKTTKIIMEIYEYVFPVELIPMPDCKTANAVKLTTNVFRDLNIAFVNQLALLFEKLGIDISVVLDAAKRKYNFQVHYPGPGVGGPCLPVNSYQMLNSAKQFDSNMLSLVKTGREVNESMPDHVIDLIIDGLKDAKKEISSSTILLLGISYKPEVKDIQLTPAEKIVEKLKEHGAKIKIYDPFFKSVNVFDIQTENNIEQALTNVDSIVLVTAHKEFYDLKPSYIASKIQMPVIIDTKRIFDTDDAKKSKLIFRSLGTGKF
- a CDS encoding asparagine synthase C-terminal domain-containing protein; the encoded protein is MLVDPNQIRNILTLRYDPSQKPLLPQLTWKDFVPKTSDFSLDFIEKSIENYILKKIHSSDVKRLSLALSGGVDSSLVLAFLKKTIPDLTIDAISIKFADSIDETKTAEKIAEHFGINHHVLFLENYLKELPKAISITKLPFWDLHWYYVAKKSKNFSNYLAAGDGGDEVFGGYTFRYAKFLSLINLKSSTLEKTKAYLKCHERDSVIDQEEIFGEKISFDWNLIYDQILPHFDNSLSDLDQVFLADYNGKLMYNFAPINQRINNYFELTSIAPLLSTKIIFYASHLHSKQKYDDLNNIGKIPLQQLLRKYNLDSLILKAKQGFSVDTLNLWKSYGQELCKYYLSDARIVKDQWINGNWILKHIGRNDLDVRYVNKFLGLLALEIWYRLFITQEMKSDTNLS
- a CDS encoding glycosyltransferase family 4 protein, with protein sequence MKLLIAYGSQGKFFHLNEFSDALQKLGVKTMLIKDTDFSTGFPSKRPQEWFGTNKKFRKLIDEFTPDAVFIDRQSHFGIDTIKSKIPLFVLLRGHYWSEIEWAKKTLYKGPIMRSVIWFRNKIAEKCFRDATAILPICKYLENIVKEHHPKQETFPFLEGINAEHWYNVEGMKLKHPCVGLLQGADWWGKTKEMLILKKVMDELPNVNFYWVGDGVYREKIISELEKFENFNWLGHLQYPEKVREFLSEIDIYALVSGMDLAPLTLKEAQLMEKPVIATDTGGISEMMQDNETGFLVEEGNANDLIDKISILLNDKKLALQMGKSGRQFVIKTFSWDVIAKRFLDYAKNRLKINLD